In one Niallia taxi genomic region, the following are encoded:
- a CDS encoding S41 family peptidase, with protein sequence MNRKLLVICMTGSLIVGAGGTYIGMNKWGEHSETAANSSETVLSKVGKAYDLILNNYVEKVDKNKLEEGAIKGMLSTLEDPYSVYMDKDSAKQFEQALDSSFEGIGAEISAEDDKVIIVSPIKNSPAEKAGIKANDEIMKVDGESVEGFDLYDVTQKIRGKKGTKVELEIVRQGLEKPLQIAVVRDEVPQITVHSSIKREGGENIGYIEITTFSEDTASEFHKALAAQEQEGIAGLILDVRGNPGGLLTSVNAILEEFVTSDKPYVQIEHRNGETEQFYSDLKQKKDYPVVVLVDNGSASASEIMAGALKEAENYTLIGEKTFGKGTVQQAVPMEDGSKIKLTLFKWLTPDGNWIHKQGVVPNLEVEKTALYNTHPLQIENTLKREMNNEQVKYAQEILTSIGYRTDRQDGYYSSQTEIAVKAFQGSNNLPETGAIDSNTAGKMQQVVREEMQKDENDIQLQTALHYIVN encoded by the coding sequence ATGAATCGAAAATTGCTGGTGATTTGCATGACAGGCTCGCTTATAGTCGGAGCTGGCGGCACCTATATTGGAATGAATAAATGGGGAGAACATTCGGAGACAGCCGCTAATAGCAGTGAAACAGTCTTATCAAAGGTTGGTAAGGCATATGACCTTATACTAAATAATTATGTCGAAAAGGTAGATAAGAATAAATTGGAGGAGGGAGCAATAAAAGGCATGCTTTCCACCTTAGAGGATCCTTATTCTGTTTATATGGACAAGGATAGTGCGAAGCAGTTTGAACAGGCACTTGATTCCTCCTTTGAAGGAATCGGTGCAGAGATAAGTGCAGAGGATGATAAAGTGATTATCGTTTCGCCAATAAAGAATTCACCTGCAGAAAAGGCTGGCATTAAAGCAAATGATGAAATAATGAAGGTAGATGGCGAAAGTGTGGAAGGCTTTGATCTGTACGATGTGACACAGAAAATAAGGGGGAAAAAAGGAACAAAGGTAGAATTAGAGATTGTGCGACAAGGCTTGGAGAAACCACTGCAAATTGCTGTCGTCCGTGATGAGGTACCACAAATTACGGTCCATTCTTCCATTAAAAGAGAAGGTGGAGAAAATATAGGCTATATTGAGATTACCACCTTCTCAGAGGATACGGCATCTGAATTTCATAAGGCATTAGCTGCACAGGAGCAGGAAGGGATTGCCGGCTTAATATTAGATGTCAGAGGAAATCCTGGTGGCTTGCTGACAAGTGTTAATGCTATTTTAGAAGAGTTTGTAACTTCAGATAAGCCTTACGTACAAATTGAGCATCGCAACGGAGAAACAGAGCAATTTTATTCTGATTTAAAGCAAAAGAAGGATTATCCTGTAGTCGTGCTTGTTGATAATGGAAGTGCAAGTGCATCAGAAATTATGGCCGGAGCTTTGAAGGAAGCGGAAAACTATACCTTGATTGGCGAAAAGACATTTGGAAAAGGTACTGTACAGCAAGCAGTTCCGATGGAGGATGGCAGTAAGATTAAGCTGACTTTATTCAAATGGCTAACACCTGATGGTAATTGGATTCATAAACAAGGAGTTGTGCCAAACCTGGAGGTCGAAAAAACCGCCTTGTATAACACGCATCCGCTTCAGATAGAGAATACGTTAAAACGGGAAATGAATAACGAACAGGTCAAATATGCACAGGAAATTTTAACAAGTATCGGCTATCGAACAGACAGGCAGGATGGCTATTATAGCAGTCAAACGGAAATTGCCGTAAAGGCATTTCAAGGAAGTAATAACCTGCCAGAGACGGGTGCAATTGACTCAAATACAGCCGGAAAAATGCAGCAAGTTGTCAGAGAAGAAATGCAAAAAGATGAAAATGACATCCAGCTTCAAACAGCTTTACATTATATTGTTAATTAA
- a CDS encoding winged helix-turn-helix transcriptional regulator: MEKKKYNISVEATLEVIGGKWKCVILCHLTHGKKRTSELKRLMPNITQKMLTQQLRELEDDGIINRIIYQQIPPKVEYELSEYGESLQSILDALCNWGERHITKVYGDKTLMLEDSILNK; this comes from the coding sequence ATGGAAAAGAAAAAATATAATATTTCTGTCGAAGCAACACTTGAGGTTATTGGCGGCAAGTGGAAATGTGTGATTTTATGCCATCTGACACATGGCAAAAAGCGGACAAGTGAGCTGAAGCGTTTAATGCCAAATATCACGCAAAAGATGTTGACACAGCAGCTTCGTGAATTAGAGGATGACGGCATTATCAACCGCATTATTTATCAGCAAATCCCTCCAAAAGTAGAGTATGAGCTTAGTGAATATGGAGAAAGCTTGCAAAGCATCCTTGATGCATTGTGCAATTGGGGTGAAAGACATATTACGAAGGTATATGGTGACAAGACACTGATGCTTGAGGACAGCATTTTAAATAAATAA
- a CDS encoding MFS transporter: MSNQKSSMYALLALAVSAFAIGTTEFISVGLLPLISKDLHVSITAAGLTVSIYALGVTVGAPVLTSITSSISRKTLLLWIMIVFIIGNSIAATAGSLTVLLTARIISALAHGIFMSIGSTIAADLVSKDKRASAISIMFTGLTVATITGVPIGTFIGQQFGWRLAFFAIVVVGVIAFIANSILVPKNLSQAKPATFKDQLRLVKNGRLLLLFIITALGYGGTFVVFTYLSPLLHEVTGFKEGTVAGILLLYGAAIAAGNMIGGRLSNKKPLTALFYMFMIQAVILFLLIFALPYKGAGLAMIVLMGLLAFMNVPGLQVYVVMLAERYVPGAVDVASAINIAAFNAGIAIGSYLGGVVTNSLGLIHTAWVGGIMVTAAVLLTGWSLILEKKSNKEEWGN, translated from the coding sequence ATGAGTAATCAAAAAAGCAGCATGTATGCCTTGCTTGCATTGGCAGTTAGTGCTTTCGCTATTGGTACAACAGAATTTATTAGTGTAGGTCTTTTGCCGCTTATTTCCAAGGATCTGCACGTCAGTATAACCGCAGCAGGATTGACAGTTTCCATCTATGCGCTAGGTGTGACAGTTGGAGCACCTGTTTTAACATCAATCACATCAAGCATTTCAAGAAAGACATTATTATTATGGATAATGATTGTGTTTATTATTGGAAACAGCATCGCAGCAACGGCAGGAAGCTTAACTGTTCTGCTGACGGCAAGAATTATCTCTGCATTAGCACATGGAATATTCATGTCAATTGGTTCAACCATTGCAGCAGACCTTGTCAGCAAGGATAAAAGAGCAAGTGCTATTTCCATCATGTTCACAGGACTAACAGTAGCAACTATAACAGGAGTTCCAATTGGAACATTTATTGGCCAGCAATTTGGCTGGCGGCTAGCATTTTTTGCCATCGTGGTTGTTGGTGTCATTGCATTTATCGCCAACAGCATTCTTGTTCCTAAAAATTTGTCTCAGGCGAAGCCGGCTACTTTTAAGGACCAGCTTCGATTGGTGAAAAATGGCAGGTTGCTGCTGCTGTTCATAATTACGGCATTAGGCTATGGAGGAACATTTGTCGTCTTTACGTATTTATCACCACTTCTCCATGAAGTCACTGGCTTTAAAGAAGGTACTGTAGCGGGAATCCTGCTGCTGTATGGTGCAGCCATCGCAGCAGGGAATATGATTGGAGGAAGGCTTTCCAATAAAAAGCCGCTTACAGCCTTATTTTATATGTTCATGATCCAAGCTGTTATCTTATTCCTGCTTATCTTTGCCTTGCCATATAAAGGGGCAGGCCTTGCAATGATAGTGTTAATGGGACTGTTGGCGTTCATGAACGTTCCTGGCTTGCAAGTATATGTCGTCATGCTCGCAGAACGATATGTACCTGGAGCTGTCGATGTGGCATCAGCTATTAATATTGCTGCCTTTAATGCAGGCATTGCAATAGGCTCCTATCTGGGCGGTGTTGTCACCAACTCATTAGGACTGATTCATACAGCCTGGGTTGGCGGAATAATGGTCACAGCAGCAGTACTGTTGACTGGCTGGAGTTTAATACTAGAGAAAAAATCAAACAAAGAAGAATGGGGTAATTAA
- a CDS encoding aldo/keto reductase yields the protein MKHLQDTVALSNGVQMPWLGLGVFQVEDGSTVVESVRTAIKNGYRSIDTAAIYQNETGVGQGIKEGLAEAGISREELFITSKVWNEDLGYDKTLAAFETSLEKLGLDYLDLYLIHWPKANKYQEAWRALETLYRNGKVKAIGVSNFQIHHLEELMKDAEIKPMINQVEFHPKLTQVELRAFCQQHGIQVEAWSPLMQGKLLDNSLLMTIAAKYNKSVAQVIIRWDLQNGVITIPKSIKEHRIIENADVFDFSLTSEEMEQIAGLNEDLRVGPDPDNFDF from the coding sequence ATGAAACATTTACAAGATACAGTTGCATTATCAAATGGAGTCCAAATGCCATGGTTAGGACTTGGTGTATTCCAAGTGGAAGATGGTTCCACTGTTGTTGAGTCTGTTCGCACAGCGATAAAAAATGGATATCGCAGTATTGATACGGCGGCTATTTATCAAAATGAAACAGGTGTTGGGCAAGGCATTAAGGAGGGACTTGCGGAAGCTGGTATCAGTCGCGAAGAGCTTTTCATCACGTCTAAAGTTTGGAATGAAGATTTAGGCTATGACAAAACACTTGCAGCGTTTGAAACAAGCTTAGAAAAGCTAGGATTGGACTATTTGGATCTTTATTTAATCCACTGGCCAAAAGCTAATAAATATCAAGAGGCTTGGAGAGCACTAGAAACACTATATAGGAATGGAAAGGTAAAGGCAATCGGTGTAAGCAACTTCCAAATTCATCATTTGGAGGAGTTAATGAAGGATGCGGAAATTAAACCAATGATTAACCAAGTCGAGTTCCATCCAAAGCTAACACAAGTAGAATTAAGAGCTTTTTGCCAGCAGCACGGCATCCAAGTTGAAGCATGGTCGCCGCTGATGCAAGGCAAGCTTTTAGATAATAGTCTATTAATGACAATTGCTGCAAAATATAATAAATCTGTTGCACAAGTTATCATTCGCTGGGATTTACAAAATGGGGTCATTACTATTCCTAAATCTATTAAAGAGCATCGTATCATCGAAAATGCAGATGTGTTTGATTTCTCCTTAACTTCAGAAGAAATGGAGCAAATTGCAGGCTTGAATGAAGACTTGCGTGTTGGTCCAGATCCAGATAATTTTGATTTTTAA
- the rpiB gene encoding ribose 5-phosphate isomerase B, which yields MKLAIASDHGGFRLKEAVKAYLAEKGLEVLDFGCTGTESVDFPGYAKKVGDAVNAGEAKLGILCCGTGIGMSIAANKLKGIRAAAVGDVFTAKATREHNDSNVLCLGERVTGEGLALTIVDTWLNAEFLGGRHAQRVNAISNLEAELC from the coding sequence TTGAAGCTGGCAATCGCAAGTGATCATGGCGGCTTTCGTTTGAAAGAAGCAGTAAAGGCATATTTAGCAGAGAAGGGCCTTGAGGTTCTTGATTTCGGGTGTACTGGCACAGAGAGTGTCGATTTTCCTGGGTATGCTAAGAAGGTGGGCGATGCTGTTAATGCTGGTGAAGCAAAATTAGGCATTCTTTGTTGTGGAACAGGGATAGGCATGAGCATTGCCGCAAATAAACTAAAAGGGATTCGTGCTGCTGCAGTTGGGGATGTGTTTACTGCTAAAGCTACAAGGGAGCATAATGACAGCAATGTTCTTTGTTTAGGGGAGCGTGTAACTGGAGAGGGATTAGCCTTAACTATTGTGGATACATGGCTGAATGCTGAATTTCTAGGAGGCAGGCATGCCCAAAGGGTAAACGCTATCAGTAATTTGGAAGCAGAGCTCTGCTGA
- a CDS encoding 6-phosphofructokinase, translated as MGVIVFGSLPAGVKQIVYKMQLHLASKHELVGMEIEKDTGAATYRELNINSDAPYLSQSMLMMSAYPEDNKWEEIFSAVDAAVVIGNKEAKEKWETHLAGRSSVRSLFVPVSIYNDMEGSDSSLGYDTAVNSIVDNILRVKDTINSLKYDKPRLFGFSIDGSPSTKMLKDISIAGDGHYFAQAASEEEILSLRERIENSFTEWNTSSVIVYSKASANEAQEKVVDQLNVDFKYTEIDEALCMGTNPTSADRIIANGLAVEILSWVQNEQETGQVAVHTDGFTFLKK; from the coding sequence GTGGGAGTAATTGTCTTTGGGAGTTTGCCTGCAGGGGTCAAACAAATAGTGTATAAAATGCAGCTTCATTTGGCTTCTAAGCACGAATTGGTAGGAATGGAGATAGAAAAGGATACAGGTGCAGCAACGTATAGAGAGTTGAACATTAACAGCGACGCTCCTTATTTAAGCCAATCTATGCTGATGATGTCTGCATATCCTGAAGATAATAAATGGGAAGAAATTTTCTCGGCAGTGGACGCTGCTGTTGTTATCGGAAATAAAGAGGCAAAGGAAAAATGGGAAACGCATCTTGCTGGCCGTTCTTCTGTTCGTTCTTTGTTTGTGCCAGTATCAATTTATAACGATATGGAAGGTTCTGATTCTTCTTTAGGATATGATACTGCTGTTAACAGCATTGTTGATAATATTTTAAGAGTCAAAGATACGATTAATTCGTTGAAGTATGATAAACCGAGGTTATTCGGTTTTTCTATAGATGGAAGCCCCTCCACAAAAATGCTGAAGGATATCTCCATTGCAGGAGATGGTCATTATTTTGCACAGGCAGCTAGTGAAGAGGAAATACTTTCTTTAAGAGAACGAATTGAAAACAGCTTTACGGAGTGGAACACGTCCTCCGTTATTGTTTATAGCAAGGCTTCAGCAAATGAGGCTCAAGAAAAAGTGGTCGACCAGTTGAATGTGGACTTTAAATACACGGAAATTGATGAAGCACTTTGTATGGGAACAAACCCAACTTCTGCAGACCGAATCATTGCTAATGGACTGGCAGTAGAGATATTATCATGGGTGCAGAATGAGCAGGAAACAGGCCAAGTGGCTGTTCACACAGATGGGTTTACCTTTTTGAAGAAATAA